In Nitrobacteraceae bacterium AZCC 1564, the following proteins share a genomic window:
- a CDS encoding tRNA pseudouridine55 synthase (product_source=KO:K03177; cath_funfam=2.30.130.10,3.30.2350.10; cog=COG0130; ko=KO:K03177; pfam=PF01509,PF09157,PF16198; superfamily=55120,88697; tigrfam=TIGR00431): MNVTSPDDVVASDNGTSHAPSENKFSDASAANAANQNAARDHDRAPRQSGGKRQHGQFKRDRRDVHGWVILDKPIGMTSTHAVAVLKRLFQAKRAGHAGTLDPLASGGLPIALGEATKTVPFVMDGRKRYRFTVCWGEERDTDDTEGQVTQTSDLRPSTEAIQALLPQFTGTIEQIPPQYSAIKVQGERAYDLARDGETVALQSRPVEIHELVLVDQPDSNHAVFDAECGKGTYVRALARDMGRILGSYGHISALRRTLCGPFTEADMIPLAKLEALCDRAASGEGSLADALLPVETALDDIPALAVTRADAARLHRGQAVLLRGRDAPILNGTVYVTVGGRLLALAELGNGELIPKRVFNLTGLTASTGRNEGV, encoded by the coding sequence ATGAATGTGACTTCTCCAGACGACGTGGTTGCGTCTGACAACGGCACTTCGCATGCACCATCTGAAAATAAATTCTCAGATGCATCGGCGGCGAATGCGGCCAATCAAAACGCGGCACGCGATCACGACCGCGCTCCACGTCAATCCGGCGGCAAACGGCAGCATGGCCAATTCAAGCGCGACCGCCGCGACGTCCATGGCTGGGTGATTCTCGATAAGCCGATCGGGATGACGTCCACGCACGCGGTCGCCGTGCTCAAGCGATTGTTTCAGGCAAAACGCGCGGGCCACGCCGGCACCCTCGACCCGTTGGCGTCCGGCGGCTTGCCGATCGCCCTTGGCGAAGCCACCAAGACTGTTCCGTTCGTGATGGATGGACGCAAGCGCTACCGCTTCACCGTGTGCTGGGGGGAAGAGCGCGACACTGACGACACCGAAGGACAGGTGACCCAGACGAGCGACCTCCGCCCCAGCACAGAGGCAATCCAGGCGCTGTTGCCGCAGTTCACGGGAACGATCGAGCAGATCCCGCCGCAATACTCGGCCATTAAGGTTCAGGGCGAGCGGGCCTATGATCTGGCGCGCGACGGCGAGACCGTCGCCCTGCAGTCTCGTCCAGTCGAAATTCACGAATTAGTCCTTGTAGATCAGCCAGATAGCAACCACGCCGTGTTTGACGCGGAGTGCGGCAAGGGTACATATGTCCGCGCGTTGGCCCGCGATATGGGCCGAATCCTCGGTTCCTACGGCCACATCAGCGCCCTTCGGCGCACGCTTTGCGGCCCGTTTACCGAGGCGGACATGATTCCGCTGGCGAAATTGGAGGCTTTATGCGATAGAGCCGCGTCTGGCGAGGGTAGCCTCGCCGATGCGCTATTGCCCGTTGAGACCGCGCTGGACGACATCCCGGCACTGGCCGTCACACGGGCTGATGCTGCAAGGCTTCACAGAGGCCAAGCAGTTTTGTTGCGCGGACGGGATGCGCCAATCTTAAACGGCACAGTCTATGTCACCGTCGGAGGAAGGCTTCTGGCCCTCGCCGAACTTGGCAATGGCGAACTCATCCCTAAGCGCGTGTTCAACCTGACCGGGCTGACTGCCAGCACCGGTCGCAACGAAGGTGTTTGA
- a CDS encoding ribosome-binding factor A (product_source=KO:K02834; cath_funfam=3.30.300.20; cog=COG0858; ko=KO:K02834; pfam=PF02033; superfamily=89919; tigrfam=TIGR00082): protein MPTHRKRDSGRGSTANGGSQRQLRVGELVRHAIADILGQGGVHDPALEGHIITVPEVRMSPDLKLATIYVMPLGGRGTDEVIEALDRNKKFLRGEIAHRVNLKFAPDIRFRVDERFDEAERIEKLLRTPAVQRDLKTDSDDT, encoded by the coding sequence ATGCCAACGCATCGCAAGCGCGATAGTGGTCGTGGTTCTACCGCCAATGGCGGCTCGCAGCGCCAGTTGCGCGTCGGCGAACTGGTGCGTCATGCGATCGCGGATATTCTCGGGCAAGGTGGTGTGCACGATCCCGCGCTTGAGGGCCACATCATCACGGTGCCTGAGGTGCGGATGTCGCCGGACCTCAAACTCGCGACAATCTATGTCATGCCGCTGGGCGGACGCGGCACCGACGAGGTGATCGAGGCGCTCGATCGCAACAAGAAATTCCTGCGCGGCGAGATCGCGCACCGCGTTAACCTGAAATTTGCACCTGATATTCGCTTCCGCGTCGACGAACGATTCGACGAAGCGGAACGGATCGAGAAATTACTGAGAACACCTGCAGTTCAAAGAGACCTCAAGACGGATTCGGACGACACCTGA
- a CDS encoding translation initiation factor IF-2 (product_source=KO:K02519; cath_funfam=2.40.30.10,3.30.56.50,3.40.50.10050,3.40.50.300; cog=COG0532; ko=KO:K02519; pfam=PF00009,PF03144,PF04760,PF08364,PF11987; superfamily=50447,52156,52540; tigrfam=TIGR00487), with the protein MADTKTPGDKTLSVGSKTLSLKPRTETGVVRQSFSHGRTKPVVVEKKTKRRMAGDPAPAPEAATPTPAAPVTPAPAAKAPPARQAEPPKPAQRTSGVVLRTLTEDEQSARASALAEARAREIEERRVAEEEAARRSSREFLEQQEREAAEARKKAEEERHRADEEAKAKAEREAQKRFGEAEKKPAAAGASTSAAAPAARAPAARPAAPGARPAAPGARPATPGAARPAPVAADGSDEDDGPPRQVRRGPGGAMRPVAAPKTTHKPGPAKERGRLTLSTALNADDVRERSIASFRRRTQRLKGHVSNEPKEKLVREVTIPEAITIQELANRMSERAVDVIRLLMKQGAMHKITDVVDADTAQLIAEELGHTVKRVAASDVEEGLFDVAADLASDTEPRPPVVTVMGHVDHGKTSLLDALRHANVVSGEAGGITQHIGAYQVTSPDSGKKITFIDTPGHAAFTAMRARGAKVTDIVVLVVAADDGVMPQTIEAINHAKAAKVPMIVAINKIDKPDAKPERVRTELLQHEVQVESFGGDVVDVEVSAKNKTNLDKLLEMIALQAEILELKTNPDRPAEGTVIEAKLDRGRGPVATVLVQRGTLRIGDIIVAGAEMGRVRALISDQGTNITEAGPSVPVEVLGFNGPPEAGDRLAVVENEARARQVTEYRAHQKREKSAASMAGMRGSLEQMMSQLKTSGRKEFPLIVKADVQGSLEAIIGSLEKLGTDEVAARVLHAGVGGISESDVTLADGFNAAIIGFNVRAHKEAAAIAKRDGIEIRYYNIIYDLVDDVKKAMSGLLAPTLRETMLGNALVLEVFNISKVGKIAGCRVTDGTVERGANVRLIRDNVVIHEGKLAQLKRFKDDAKEVVAGQECGMSFENYQDMRPGDVIECYRVETIQRSL; encoded by the coding sequence ATGGCTGATACGAAAACACCTGGCGACAAGACGCTGAGCGTTGGTTCGAAAACTCTGTCGCTGAAGCCGCGCACAGAGACCGGCGTTGTGCGCCAGAGTTTCAGTCACGGCCGCACCAAACCGGTGGTGGTCGAGAAGAAGACCAAGCGCCGTATGGCTGGCGATCCAGCGCCCGCGCCTGAAGCTGCCACGCCCACCCCAGCGGCGCCGGTAACGCCGGCTCCTGCGGCCAAGGCTCCCCCGGCACGGCAGGCTGAGCCGCCGAAGCCCGCCCAGCGCACCTCCGGGGTCGTCCTGCGCACTCTGACCGAAGACGAACAGAGCGCCCGTGCAAGCGCCCTCGCAGAAGCGCGTGCGCGCGAAATCGAAGAGCGCCGCGTGGCCGAGGAAGAAGCCGCACGTCGCAGTTCGCGCGAATTCTTGGAGCAACAGGAACGCGAAGCCGCCGAGGCGCGCAAGAAGGCCGAGGAAGAACGCCATCGTGCCGATGAGGAAGCGAAGGCAAAGGCCGAACGCGAAGCCCAGAAGCGTTTCGGCGAGGCTGAAAAGAAACCCGCAGCAGCAGGAGCTTCAACGTCCGCTGCAGCACCTGCCGCTCGCGCACCCGCGGCCCGTCCCGCGGCTCCCGGGGCCCGCCCCGCGGCGCCTGGAGCTCGTCCCGCCACACCTGGGGCGGCGCGTCCTGCGCCGGTCGCAGCGGACGGCTCGGATGAGGATGATGGTCCGCCGCGGCAGGTTCGTCGCGGTCCCGGTGGCGCCATGCGTCCCGTCGCAGCTCCGAAAACAACCCATAAGCCGGGCCCCGCGAAAGAACGCGGTCGCCTGACGCTCTCAACCGCGCTGAACGCAGACGACGTGCGCGAGCGTTCGATCGCATCCTTCCGTCGCCGCACACAGCGCCTGAAGGGACACGTCTCAAACGAGCCGAAGGAAAAGCTGGTTCGCGAAGTGACGATTCCTGAGGCGATCACGATTCAGGAACTGGCGAACCGTATGTCGGAGCGCGCGGTCGACGTCATCCGTCTGCTCATGAAGCAGGGCGCGATGCACAAGATCACCGACGTGGTCGACGCGGACACCGCTCAGCTCATCGCCGAAGAATTGGGCCACACCGTCAAGCGCGTTGCCGCGTCCGACGTTGAAGAAGGCCTGTTCGACGTCGCGGCAGATCTGGCCTCCGACACCGAGCCACGGCCGCCAGTCGTGACCGTCATGGGCCACGTCGACCACGGCAAGACCTCGCTGCTCGACGCCCTGCGCCACGCCAACGTTGTCAGCGGCGAAGCCGGCGGCATCACACAGCACATCGGCGCTTATCAGGTGACGTCACCCGACAGCGGCAAGAAGATCACCTTCATCGACACGCCGGGCCACGCCGCGTTCACCGCGATGCGCGCACGCGGCGCGAAGGTCACCGATATCGTCGTACTGGTCGTCGCCGCCGATGACGGCGTCATGCCGCAGACCATCGAGGCCATCAATCACGCCAAGGCCGCGAAAGTGCCGATGATTGTTGCTATCAACAAGATCGACAAGCCGGATGCGAAGCCTGAGCGCGTGCGCACCGAGTTGCTCCAACACGAGGTTCAAGTCGAGTCCTTCGGCGGCGACGTCGTCGACGTCGAAGTTTCGGCGAAGAACAAGACCAACCTCGACAAGCTGCTCGAAATGATCGCGCTCCAGGCCGAAATCCTTGAGCTCAAGACCAACCCGGACCGACCGGCCGAAGGCACCGTGATTGAAGCGAAGCTCGATCGCGGTCGTGGTCCGGTGGCGACCGTGCTCGTGCAGCGCGGCACGTTGCGAATCGGCGACATCATCGTTGCCGGCGCGGAAATGGGCCGTGTCCGCGCGCTGATTTCCGATCAGGGCACCAACATCACCGAAGCCGGACCATCCGTGCCGGTCGAGGTTTTGGGCTTCAATGGACCGCCGGAAGCCGGCGATCGTCTTGCCGTGGTTGAGAACGAAGCTCGTGCACGTCAGGTCACGGAATATCGTGCGCATCAGAAGCGCGAGAAATCCGCAGCCAGCATGGCCGGCATGCGCGGTTCGCTCGAACAGATGATGTCGCAGCTCAAAACTTCGGGACGCAAGGAATTCCCGCTGATCGTGAAAGCGGACGTGCAAGGCTCGCTCGAAGCGATTATCGGTTCGCTCGAGAAGCTCGGCACCGATGAAGTCGCCGCGCGTGTGCTGCATGCGGGTGTCGGCGGCATTAGCGAATCCGACGTCACGCTCGCTGATGGCTTCAACGCCGCCATCATCGGCTTCAACGTCCGCGCTCACAAGGAAGCTGCGGCCATCGCCAAACGCGATGGCATCGAAATTCGCTACTACAACATCATCTACGATCTCGTGGATGACGTGAAGAAGGCGATGTCGGGTCTGCTCGCGCCGACACTGCGCGAAACCATGCTCGGCAACGCCTTGGTTCTCGAGGTGTTCAACATCTCTAAGGTCGGCAAAATCGCGGGTTGCCGCGTCACCGACGGCACCGTGGAACGCGGTGCCAACGTGCGCCTGATCCGCGACAACGTCGTTATCCACGAAGGCAAGCTGGCACAGCTCAAGCGCTTCAAGGATGATGCGAAGGAAGTTGTCGCTGGCCAGGAGTGCGGCATGTCGTTCGAGAACTATCAGGACATGCGTCCTGGCGACGTGATCGAATGTTACCGTGTGGAGACCATTCAACGCTCCTTGTAA
- a CDS encoding putative RNA-binding protein YlxR (DUF448 family) (product_source=COG2740; cath_funfam=3.30.1230.10; cog=COG2740; ko=KO:K07742; pfam=PF04296; superfamily=55315,64376): MLAIADHADLDRGPRTKSGTERMCAVTRQVAPIDDLIRFALSPTGEVVPDLKRKLPGRGLWVSLSHAAVAEAGRRNVFAKSFKRTVQVPKTLADDIDRLMVRGLVEALAMAAKAGQVVSGFSKVEEAIDGGQAVALIHARDGAADGIRKLNGKLAARMQANPSDSTDLPVVSALSTDELDLALGRANVVHAALLAGPASKTFLTRCQTLSRFRITAGSKTTGTDRT, from the coding sequence ATGCTTGCCATCGCTGATCACGCAGATCTCGATCGTGGACCCCGGACGAAGTCCGGGACCGAGCGGATGTGCGCGGTCACACGGCAAGTCGCGCCGATCGACGATCTGATCCGGTTCGCGCTCTCGCCCACGGGCGAAGTCGTTCCGGATCTGAAACGCAAATTGCCCGGCCGCGGCCTTTGGGTCTCATTGTCCCATGCCGCCGTCGCGGAAGCCGGGCGACGCAATGTTTTCGCAAAGAGTTTCAAGCGCACCGTACAGGTACCGAAGACCCTTGCCGACGATATCGACCGGCTCATGGTCCGGGGGCTGGTTGAAGCCCTCGCCATGGCCGCCAAGGCTGGCCAGGTCGTCTCCGGGTTCTCCAAGGTCGAGGAAGCGATCGACGGGGGACAAGCGGTCGCTCTGATCCACGCCCGCGACGGCGCTGCCGACGGGATTCGCAAGCTGAACGGTAAATTAGCGGCCCGAATGCAGGCAAATCCCTCCGATTCAACGGATTTGCCCGTTGTCAGCGCTTTAAGCACGGATGAATTGGATTTGGCACTTGGGCGGGCAAATGTGGTACATGCTGCCCTGCTCGCGGGCCCGGCCAGCAAAACCTTCCTGACGCGCTGCCAGACACTCAGCCGTTTCCGGATCACGGCTGGCAGCAAGACGACCGGAACGGATAGGACTTAG
- a CDS encoding N utilization substance protein A (product_source=KO:K02600; cath_funfam=1.10.150.20,2.40.50.140,3.30.1480.10,3.30.300.20; cog=COG0195; ko=KO:K02600; pfam=PF00575,PF08529,PF13184,PF14520; smart=SM00316,SM00322; superfamily=47794,50249,54814,69705; tigrfam=TIGR01953,TIGR01954), whose translation MAAVSANKLELLQIADAVAREKSIDRSIVISAMEDAIAKAARARYGSETDVHAEIDAKKGELRLSRHMLVVEQVENPSNQISLKDAQRANPGAQVGDTIADTLPPLEYGRIAAQSAKQVIVQKVREAERDRQYQEFKDRIGEIVNGVVKRVEYGSVIVDLGRGEAIVRRDEMLPRELFRNGDRVRAYVFDVRRETRGPQIFLSRTHPQFMAKLFAQEVPEIYDGIVEIKAVARDPGSRAKIGVISRDSSVDPVGACVGMRGSRVQAVVNELQGEKIDIIPWSPDIATFVVNALAPAEVAKVVIDEDRERIEVVVPDTQLSLAIGRRGQNVRLASQLTGWDIDILTEQEESERRQADFENSTRVFMEALNVDEVVGQLLASEGFSSVEDLALVDPRELTSIEGFDEETATELQSRAREYLEKLEAELEAKRKELGVDDALKTVPGVTSKMLVKFGENDIKTVEDLAGCATDDLVGWTERKDGETTKHAGILDANELSREDAEALIMQARVVAGWITADEVAKKSEAPASEDNPA comes from the coding sequence ATGGCTGCTGTCAGCGCCAACAAACTCGAACTGCTGCAAATCGCAGATGCAGTTGCGCGCGAGAAATCGATCGACCGCTCGATCGTCATTTCCGCGATGGAAGACGCGATCGCCAAGGCGGCACGCGCCCGCTACGGCTCGGAAACCGATGTGCACGCCGAGATCGACGCCAAGAAAGGCGAATTGCGGCTCTCGCGCCATATGCTCGTTGTCGAGCAGGTGGAAAACCCGTCCAACCAGATTTCTCTGAAGGATGCCCAGCGCGCCAATCCCGGCGCACAGGTTGGCGACACCATCGCCGACACGCTGCCGCCGCTGGAATATGGCCGCATCGCCGCGCAATCCGCGAAGCAGGTCATCGTGCAGAAGGTCCGCGAGGCCGAGCGTGACCGACAGTATCAGGAATTCAAGGACCGCATCGGTGAGATCGTCAACGGTGTCGTCAAGCGCGTCGAATACGGCAGTGTGATCGTCGATCTCGGTCGCGGTGAAGCCATTGTACGCCGCGATGAAATGCTTCCGCGTGAATTGTTCCGCAACGGTGACCGCGTTCGCGCTTATGTGTTCGACGTCCGCCGCGAAACCCGCGGACCGCAGATCTTCCTGTCACGCACTCATCCGCAGTTCATGGCCAAGCTGTTCGCGCAGGAAGTGCCTGAAATTTATGACGGCATTGTCGAGATCAAGGCCGTCGCGCGCGATCCGGGCTCACGCGCGAAGATCGGCGTGATTTCCCGCGATTCCTCGGTCGATCCGGTCGGTGCCTGCGTCGGTATGCGCGGTTCACGTGTGCAGGCTGTGGTGAACGAGCTGCAGGGCGAAAAAATCGACATCATTCCGTGGTCGCCGGACATCGCGACATTCGTCGTGAACGCATTGGCTCCCGCCGAAGTCGCCAAGGTTGTTATCGATGAGGACCGTGAGCGCATTGAAGTCGTGGTGCCGGATACCCAACTCTCACTCGCGATCGGACGCCGTGGTCAGAATGTACGCCTGGCATCGCAACTCACGGGTTGGGACATTGATATCCTGACCGAACAGGAAGAATCGGAACGCCGTCAGGCCGACTTCGAGAATTCAACGCGCGTTTTCATGGAAGCGCTCAATGTCGACGAAGTCGTCGGCCAATTGCTTGCATCCGAAGGTTTCAGTTCCGTCGAGGATCTTGCGTTGGTCGATCCGAGGGAACTGACCAGCATTGAAGGGTTCGATGAGGAAACCGCAACTGAGCTGCAAAGCCGCGCGCGCGAATATCTCGAAAAACTCGAGGCTGAACTAGAGGCGAAGCGGAAGGAACTTGGTGTGGATGACGCTTTGAAGACTGTTCCAGGCGTAACCTCGAAGATGCTGGTGAAGTTCGGCGAGAACGACATCAAGACCGTTGAGGATTTGGCCGGCTGTGCTACCGACGATTTGGTTGGCTGGACGGAGCGTAAGGACGGCGAGACGACGAAACATGCAGGCATCCTCGACGCTAACGAGCTTTCCCGGGAGGATGCGGAAGCGTTGATCATGCAGGCGCGAGTCGTCGCGGGCTGGATCACGGCGGACGAAGTCGCGAAGAAGTCTGAGGCCCCCGCCTCCGAAGACAATCCGGCGTAA
- a CDS encoding ribosome maturation factor RimP (product_source=KO:K09748; cath_funfam=2.30.30.180,3.30.300.70; cog=COG0779; ko=KO:K09748; pfam=PF02576,PF17384; superfamily=74942,75420) produces the protein MMVFGPPVERFAPDMIDPSHVDTDQLNELLAEPRLVVEPGVAARVSAVATPVLEGMGYRLVRIRVSGEAGCTVQIMAERPDGTMQIEDCEAISRALSPVMDVADPIQRAYRLEISSPGIDRPLVRRSDFERYAGHLVKIEMAVPHDGRKRFRGKLDGVEGGAVKLVRDDVRTGQEPNVLLTMEDISDARLVLTDELIAESMRRGKAAARDLREDLGLEPPPPPHAKKARSKNDPAKSKKPKPKAKPTNTKEHRLAAESLKRAGKTDHHEGD, from the coding sequence ATGATGGTCTTCGGACCACCCGTGGAACGCTTCGCACCGGATATGATCGATCCATCACACGTCGACACCGATCAGCTGAATGAGCTCCTGGCCGAACCACGTCTTGTGGTTGAGCCGGGCGTGGCCGCGCGCGTGTCGGCCGTGGCGACGCCTGTCCTCGAGGGCATGGGATATCGGCTGGTGCGAATCCGGGTGTCCGGTGAAGCCGGCTGCACCGTCCAGATCATGGCGGAGCGGCCCGACGGTACCATGCAGATTGAGGATTGCGAGGCCATCTCACGTGCGCTTTCGCCGGTGATGGATGTCGCCGATCCGATTCAACGTGCCTATCGTCTGGAAATTTCTTCACCCGGTATCGACCGTCCGCTCGTGCGCCGATCCGATTTCGAACGCTATGCCGGACATCTCGTGAAGATCGAGATGGCGGTTCCCCATGACGGCCGCAAGCGTTTTCGTGGCAAGCTCGACGGCGTCGAGGGCGGAGCAGTCAAACTCGTTCGCGACGATGTTCGCACCGGTCAGGAACCCAATGTCCTCCTGACCATGGAGGATATTTCGGACGCGAGGCTGGTTCTGACCGACGAACTGATCGCGGAATCCATGCGCCGGGGCAAGGCGGCCGCGCGCGACCTGCGCGAGGATCTTGGCCTTGAACCTCCACCGCCACCGCATGCCAAAAAAGCCAGATCCAAAAACGATCCGGCCAAAAGCAAAAAGCCGAAACCAAAAGCAAAGCCGACTAACACCAAGGAACATCGCCTTGCCGCCGAGAGTCTGAAGCGCGCAGGCAAAACCGACCACCACGAGGGAGACTGA
- a CDS encoding uncharacterized protein (DUF2336 family) (product_source=COG5330; cog=COG5330; pfam=PF10098) codes for MAAASLIPELDDIVKNGTAKRRAEAIERISKLFLEGAARFETQHVELFDDILVGLVPTTEIDTRAELAARLSQVDNAPPTLVKQLAREDEIKIAGPILTHSPLLDEPTLVDIARKKGQSHLAAISERPTLTTSVTDVILRRGDRDVVRTVAANDGARFSEGGYAGLVKRATDDGVLAVTVGQREDISPASLKELLSKSEEGVRRNLLDAAQPERKAAINEAMAEIGSSQKPAQRDFGPAQRAILALHQAGALNEKALLDFARQHKYEEAIAAFSALSGMRLPMVHQLIQGDREDPILLLAKSSGMEWTTVRALIMLRLGPGKTMPPPDIEEARVNYERLSLATAERVLAFWRAREIAKPA; via the coding sequence ATGGCAGCAGCGTCCCTTATTCCGGAACTTGACGACATCGTTAAAAACGGAACTGCAAAAAGGCGGGCCGAAGCAATTGAGCGAATTTCGAAGCTGTTCCTCGAAGGGGCGGCGCGCTTCGAGACCCAACACGTCGAATTATTCGACGACATTCTCGTAGGCCTGGTCCCGACCACTGAAATCGACACCCGTGCGGAGCTTGCCGCGCGTCTGTCGCAGGTCGACAACGCCCCCCCGACGCTCGTGAAGCAGCTCGCGCGTGAAGACGAGATCAAGATCGCAGGGCCAATTCTGACCCATTCGCCACTGCTCGATGAGCCTACCCTCGTCGATATTGCGCGAAAAAAGGGGCAATCCCATCTGGCGGCGATTTCGGAGCGCCCGACGCTGACCACCTCTGTGACGGACGTCATTCTTCGCCGCGGCGATCGCGACGTGGTCCGCACCGTAGCAGCGAATGACGGGGCCCGGTTCTCCGAAGGGGGATATGCGGGCCTGGTCAAACGCGCGACGGATGACGGCGTCTTGGCTGTCACGGTCGGGCAGCGGGAGGACATCTCGCCAGCGTCGCTGAAAGAGCTGTTGTCGAAGTCGGAGGAGGGCGTTCGGCGCAACTTGCTCGACGCCGCGCAGCCCGAACGAAAGGCTGCGATCAACGAAGCGATGGCTGAAATTGGCAGTTCGCAGAAGCCGGCGCAGCGCGATTTTGGGCCCGCACAGCGCGCCATTCTTGCCTTGCATCAGGCCGGAGCCCTCAATGAGAAAGCGCTGCTCGATTTTGCCCGGCAGCACAAATACGAGGAAGCGATCGCGGCATTTTCCGCACTCTCCGGCATGCGGCTGCCGATGGTTCACCAGTTGATTCAAGGCGACCGCGAGGATCCGATCCTTCTGCTCGCCAAGTCTTCGGGAATGGAATGGACCACCGTACGTGCCTTGATCATGCTGCGGCTGGGACCGGGCAAAACGATGCCCCCACCGGATATCGAAGAAGCACGCGTTAACTATGAACGGCTTTCCTTGGCCACCGCGGAGCGTGTTCTCGCGTTCTGGAGGGCGCGCGAAATCGCCAAGCCGGCTTAA
- a CDS encoding tRNA (guanine-N7-)-methyltransferase (product_source=KO:K03439; cath_funfam=3.40.50.150; cog=COG0220; ko=KO:K03439; pfam=PF02390; superfamily=53335; tigrfam=TIGR00091): MNKPVLSHDRDFEHGQGSFFGRRKGHKLRNHQADLIANLLPRLVLDISQPSLPDLGSLFDRPVIAKRLEIGFGGGEHLIAEALAHPDVGFIGCEPYVNGMAKILTQVEEHNISNLRLFAGDAAELLAWAPQGSFTRIDLIHPDPWPKRRHWKRRFVQDATIAAMSRVLTTNGEFRFVSDIDDYCAWTLVHMARSKDFTWTAERADDWRMPWAGYTMTRYGRKAEREGRRAAYLTFRVQGKAA, from the coding sequence ATGAACAAGCCCGTGCTGTCTCACGATCGCGATTTCGAGCACGGCCAGGGGTCTTTCTTTGGCCGACGTAAAGGACACAAGCTTCGCAACCACCAGGCGGACTTGATCGCGAATCTGTTGCCACGCCTCGTGCTTGATATCAGTCAGCCGAGCCTGCCGGATCTCGGTTCGCTGTTCGACCGGCCTGTCATCGCGAAACGTCTTGAGATCGGATTTGGCGGCGGCGAACACTTGATCGCAGAAGCGCTCGCTCACCCTGACGTCGGCTTCATCGGCTGCGAACCTTACGTCAATGGCATGGCGAAGATTCTCACACAGGTCGAAGAGCACAACATTTCGAATCTTCGCCTGTTTGCCGGTGATGCGGCGGAACTTTTAGCCTGGGCACCGCAGGGAAGCTTCACACGCATTGATCTAATCCATCCGGACCCGTGGCCGAAGCGACGGCACTGGAAACGTCGCTTCGTTCAGGATGCGACCATCGCTGCCATGTCGCGCGTGCTGACCACGAACGGCGAATTCCGCTTTGTCAGCGACATCGACGACTATTGCGCATGGACCCTGGTCCACATGGCGCGTTCGAAAGACTTCACCTGGACGGCCGAACGTGCGGACGACTGGCGAATGCCGTGGGCGGGTTACACGATGACCCGCTACGGCCGGAAGGCGGAACGCGAAGGACGACGCGCCGCTTACCTGACGTTCAGGGTGCAAGGTAAAGCGGCTTAA
- a CDS encoding transcriptional regulator with XRE-family HTH domain (product_source=COG1396; cath_funfam=1.10.260.40; cog=COG1396; pfam=PF01381; smart=SM00530; superfamily=47413), which translates to MTTKAPNPVDKYVGSRVRMRRIMLGMSQEKLGEALGLTFQQVQKYEKGTNRIGASRLQQISDILQVPVSFLFEGGPAGPNAPTGMSEASSPAYVSDFLATSEGLALTRAFTRITDAKLRRSIVDLVEQMASREQADHP; encoded by the coding sequence ATGACAACCAAGGCGCCCAATCCTGTCGATAAATATGTAGGTAGCCGCGTTCGCATGCGGCGAATCATGCTTGGCATGAGTCAGGAAAAGCTCGGCGAAGCGCTGGGTTTGACCTTCCAGCAGGTGCAGAAATACGAGAAGGGCACGAACCGCATCGGTGCGAGTCGCCTGCAGCAGATCTCCGACATTCTGCAGGTGCCGGTGTCCTTTTTGTTCGAAGGCGGCCCGGCGGGCCCCAACGCGCCGACGGGAATGAGTGAAGCGTCATCGCCCGCCTATGTTTCCGATTTCCTTGCGACGTCGGAAGGGTTGGCGCTCACCCGCGCGTTTACGCGTATTACGGATGCCAAGCTTCGTCGCAGCATCGTCGATCTCGTCGAGCAAATGGCTTCGCGCGAACAAGCGGATCATCCCTGA